One stretch of Paenibacillus sp. AN1007 DNA includes these proteins:
- a CDS encoding M42 family metallopeptidase: MNEKTMDMFRTLTEFPSASGFERELRGWMKEQMSAYTDEFVQDRLGSLFGVLRGDESGPKVMVAGHFDEVGFMTTGITETGMIKFRPLGGWWSQAVLSQRLQIITPERRIIGVVGSTPTHLLDESQRSKPVDLNSMYLDIGADDRAEAESWGIHPGMQIVPICEFTPMANPKKIMAKAWDNRYGVGLALELVEALHQEKLPNILYSGATVQEELGLRGARTAANLIQPDVFFALDCSAANDMTGDKQSFGHIGQGALLRIFDPGMFTHRGIVEYVQDTASSNQIKMQYFISPGGTDAGQVHLSGIGVPSTVIGICGRYIHTSSSIIHTDDYDAAKELIVKLVKGLDRTTMETIINNA, from the coding sequence ATGAATGAAAAAACAATGGACATGTTCCGAACGTTAACGGAGTTCCCTTCCGCTTCCGGTTTTGAACGTGAACTGCGCGGATGGATGAAGGAACAAATGTCTGCGTATACCGATGAATTTGTACAAGATCGCCTGGGCAGTCTCTTCGGTGTTCTGCGGGGAGATGAATCTGGACCGAAAGTGATGGTCGCCGGACACTTTGATGAAGTGGGCTTTATGACAACGGGTATCACGGAAACAGGTATGATTAAATTTCGTCCACTTGGCGGATGGTGGAGTCAAGCTGTGCTGTCGCAGCGTCTTCAGATCATAACTCCTGAACGTCGGATTATCGGTGTTGTCGGTTCTACGCCTACGCATCTGCTGGATGAATCCCAGCGCAGCAAACCGGTAGACTTGAATTCTATGTATCTGGATATTGGTGCAGATGATCGTGCCGAGGCAGAATCATGGGGGATTCATCCGGGAATGCAGATTGTACCGATCTGTGAATTTACGCCGATGGCAAATCCCAAGAAAATTATGGCTAAAGCCTGGGATAATCGTTATGGTGTTGGGCTGGCGCTTGAACTTGTGGAAGCACTGCATCAGGAGAAGCTGCCCAACATCCTTTATTCGGGAGCAACGGTACAGGAAGAATTGGGACTGCGCGGTGCACGTACTGCAGCCAATCTCATTCAGCCAGACGTTTTCTTTGCCCTGGACTGCAGCGCAGCCAATGACATGACTGGAGATAAGCAGTCCTTTGGACATATCGGTCAAGGTGCACTGCTTCGCATATTCGACCCGGGAATGTTCACACATCGTGGGATCGTTGAATATGTTCAGGACACAGCCTCTTCCAATCAGATTAAAATGCAGTACTTTATTTCGCCGGGCGGCACCGATGCAGGTCAGGTCCACTTGAGCGGTATTGGCGTACCTTCCACCGTTATTGGCATCTGCGGTCGGTACATCCACACCTCTTCTTCCATCATTCACACGGATGACTATGATGCTGCCAAAGAGCTGATCGTCAAGCTGGTGAAGGGTCTCGACCGTACAACGATGGAGACAATTATTAATAATGCTTGA
- the spoVAC gene encoding stage V sporulation protein AC: MDEKEYKKVAKKHEPSRPILKNCIKAFLVGGTVCLIGQAIQEAFMAGMDMTSKEAASPTVAVMILISVILTCLGVYDKIAQWAGAGTGVPVTGFANSMCSAALEHRAEGLVLGVGANMFKLAGSVIVFGVVAAFIIGIVYAFLGFGGGHL, from the coding sequence ATGGATGAAAAGGAATATAAAAAGGTAGCCAAAAAACATGAGCCTTCACGCCCCATTTTGAAAAACTGCATCAAAGCTTTCCTCGTAGGGGGAACTGTCTGTTTGATTGGACAAGCCATTCAGGAAGCCTTCATGGCCGGTATGGACATGACGTCCAAAGAAGCTGCCAGTCCTACCGTGGCCGTCATGATTCTGATTTCGGTTATTCTGACCTGTCTCGGTGTATACGACAAAATCGCACAGTGGGCGGGAGCGGGTACGGGAGTGCCCGTGACGGGATTTGCCAATTCCATGTGTTCGGCTGCGCTGGAGCATCGTGCTGAAGGGCTTGTGTTAGGTGTCGGAGCAAACATGTTTAAACTTGCCGGTTCCGTCATTGTTTTCGGTGTTGTAGCCGCGTTTATTATCGGGATTGTGTATGCCTTCCTGGGGTTCGGGGGTGGGCATCTATGA
- the spoVAD gene encoding stage V sporulation protein AD, which translates to MKRLGRQTWEYDHQPRIIGRATVVGPDEGKGPLSSDFDYIYDNLEIGEKTWEKAERKLFEQASQLALVNANLTKEELHYFVGGDLMNQIISSSFSARQLGAPYLGVFGACSTSMETLALAAMIVDSGAGDYVLAGTVSHNCTVEKQFRYPTEYGSQKPPYAQYTVTGSGCGVISRTGEGPVIAKATVGRIMDLGIKDPFNMGAAMAPAAADTIISHFRDTGLEPGYYDLIVTGDLASVGLPITKELLHKEGIPMEQTVFNDCGLMIYDREKQPQVVAGGSGCGCSATVTYGHILNRMQKGDLKRVLVVATGALLSPLSYQQGESIPCIAHAVAIEQGG; encoded by the coding sequence ATGAAACGACTGGGCCGCCAGACATGGGAATATGATCATCAGCCTCGAATCATTGGCAGAGCAACCGTTGTAGGACCGGATGAAGGGAAGGGACCCTTATCTTCTGATTTTGACTACATCTATGACAATCTGGAGATTGGTGAGAAAACATGGGAAAAAGCGGAGCGTAAACTGTTCGAACAGGCTTCCCAGCTTGCATTGGTGAATGCCAATCTCACAAAGGAAGAGCTGCATTATTTTGTTGGTGGCGATCTGATGAACCAGATCATCAGCAGTTCATTCTCTGCACGACAGCTTGGGGCTCCTTATCTAGGCGTATTTGGTGCCTGCTCAACTTCGATGGAAACGCTGGCGCTGGCTGCCATGATCGTGGATTCCGGTGCCGGAGATTACGTGCTTGCCGGAACCGTAAGCCATAACTGTACGGTGGAGAAACAGTTTCGGTATCCGACGGAGTATGGCTCTCAAAAACCGCCATATGCACAGTATACCGTCACAGGTTCTGGATGCGGTGTTATTTCTCGCACGGGTGAAGGGCCGGTGATTGCGAAAGCAACCGTTGGCCGAATTATGGATCTTGGCATCAAGGACCCGTTTAATATGGGAGCTGCCATGGCACCGGCAGCAGCCGATACCATTATTTCGCACTTCAGAGATACCGGGCTTGAACCCGGTTATTATGACCTGATTGTTACAGGAGATTTGGCCTCCGTTGGTCTGCCTATTACCAAGGAACTGCTGCATAAGGAAGGCATTCCGATGGAACAGACGGTTTTCAATGATTGCGGATTGATGATCTATGATCGTGAAAAACAGCCTCAGGTTGTTGCTGGAGGAAGCGGCTGCGGGTGTTCCGCGACCGTGACTTACGGTCACATTCTGAACCGGATGCAGAAGGGGGATTTGAAGCGAGTGCTCGTCGTTGCAACAGGAGCGCTGCTTTCGCCCCTCTCCTACCAGCAGGGTGAAAGCATTCCTTGTATTGCACATGCGGTAGCTATTGAACAGGGGGGGTGA